The candidate division WOR-3 bacterium genome contains the following window.
TAGGGTCTGATACGGTCTGACGGACCGGCAAAAAAGAGGTGGGCGGCGTCACAGACGCCGCCCACCGGCTAGTGGCGAAAAGTCTTACCAGCGGTTGCCGCTGAACCCGCCACCGCGGTTTGAGCGCGAACCGCCCTCAGGCCTTGGTTTGGCCTGATTCACGGTGAGCGGCCGGCCATCCATCGGTTGGCCGTTGAGGGCAGAAATTGCCGCGGCTGCCGCCTCACTGGTAGCCATCTCCACGAAGGCGAATCCTCGGGAACGGTCGGTGAACTTGTCCTTCACAATCGAAGCCGAGACGACTTCGCCATGCTTGCTGAACAGCTCGGTGAGCTGTTCTTCGGTAGCGCTGAAGGGAAGATTCCCTACGAATATGCGCTGACTCATTGTATTACCTCCACCGGCGTCTGTCGCCGGGAATCTGGGGCGTCCTGGAACCACAAATGTCCATATCGAAGCGGACTGGACTCCGGGGTTGCACCCCTGTTTTTTGCTTGGGAGTCGCTAAAGGTCGCTACGGGCTCGGATTCGGTCCGGTCACATAGGCCAATG
Protein-coding sequences here:
- a CDS encoding RNA-binding protein, with amino-acid sequence MSQRIFVGNLPFSATEEQLTELFSKHGEVVSASIVKDKFTDRSRGFAFVEMATSEAAAAAISALNGQPMDGRPLTVNQAKPRPEGGSRSNRGGGFSGNRW